The Brachyspira aalborgi genome has a segment encoding these proteins:
- a CDS encoding sugar ABC transporter ATP-binding protein, giving the protein MNIEMKNIIKSFGGIKVLNNAEFLLSNGEIHALMGENGAGKSTLMKVLTGVYTKDSGQIFIDSKNISFNHPKEAEEYGIVFIYQELNSLLDMTVEENIFIGKEIYNKFGILDKKSMQLKVKETLSNLGINLNVNQKLSDLSVGQRQMVEIAKALISDIKVIIMDEPTAALTNNETEHLFKIIKSLKQNGVSIIYISHRMEEIFELCDRITVMRDGEFIGTKNIKDTSMNEIINMMIGRDIGDRFPKTENKKLGVALEVKSLSSNHFFKDVSFNLHYGEILGVYGLMGAGRTEIMKSIFGVLPIDSGNIEIEGKKAFIKSPQQAIKNGIGFITEDRKTEGLMLNENIKNNVSLNNFNKIVNGNFLINNSKENFISSFAVRDFNIKCSGINHICNNLSGGNQQKVIFAKWIISNPKILILDEPTRGVDIASKKEIYSMMDNLASKGIAILMVSSELPEIIGMSDRVMVIHEGKVAGFLNRNDANEENIMVLATGGLL; this is encoded by the coding sequence ATGAATATAGAAATGAAAAATATTATAAAATCTTTTGGCGGTATAAAGGTATTAAATAACGCCGAATTTTTATTATCTAACGGAGAGATACATGCCCTTATGGGAGAAAATGGAGCAGGAAAATCTACTCTTATGAAAGTATTAACGGGAGTATATACTAAAGATTCTGGACAAATATTTATAGATAGTAAAAATATTTCATTTAATCATCCTAAAGAAGCCGAAGAATACGGAATAGTTTTTATATATCAAGAATTAAATAGTCTACTTGATATGACAGTAGAAGAAAATATATTTATTGGTAAAGAGATATATAATAAATTTGGAATTTTAGATAAAAAATCTATGCAATTAAAAGTTAAAGAAACTCTTTCTAATTTGGGAATAAATTTGAATGTAAATCAAAAATTATCCGATTTATCGGTAGGACAAAGGCAAATGGTTGAAATAGCAAAAGCTTTAATATCCGATATAAAGGTTATAATAATGGACGAGCCAACCGCCGCATTAACCAATAATGAAACGGAGCATTTATTTAAAATAATTAAATCATTAAAACAAAATGGAGTGTCAATAATTTATATTTCTCACAGAATGGAAGAAATTTTTGAATTATGCGATAGAATTACCGTAATGAGAGACGGCGAATTCATAGGAACAAAAAATATAAAAGATACTTCTATGAATGAAATTATAAATATGATGATAGGTAGAGATATTGGAGATAGATTTCCAAAAACAGAAAATAAAAAACTTGGAGTTGCTTTAGAAGTTAAATCTTTGTCTTCAAATCACTTTTTTAAGGATGTTTCTTTTAATTTACATTACGGAGAAATTTTAGGCGTATATGGGCTTATGGGAGCTGGCAGAACCGAAATTATGAAAAGTATATTTGGAGTATTGCCTATAGATAGCGGTAATATAGAAATAGAAGGTAAAAAAGCGTTTATAAAAAGTCCGCAACAAGCTATAAAAAACGGAATAGGATTTATTACCGAAGATAGAAAGACGGAAGGTTTAATGTTAAATGAAAATATAAAAAATAATGTTTCTTTAAATAATTTTAATAAAATAGTTAACGGTAATTTTTTAATAAATAATAGCAAAGAAAATTTTATAAGTTCTTTTGCAGTTAGAGATTTTAATATTAAATGCAGCGGTATTAATCATATATGCAATAATTTAAGCGGAGGAAATCAGCAAAAAGTTATATTTGCAAAATGGATAATTAGCAATCCTAAAATACTTATATTGGATGAACCGACAAGAGGAGTAGATATAGCCTCCAAAAAAGAAATATATTCCATGATGGATAATTTAGCTTCTAAAGGCATAGCAATACTTATGGTTTCTTCAGAATTACCTGAAATAATAGGCATGAGCGATAGAGTTATGGTTATACATGAGGGAAAGGTAGCTGGATTTTTAAATAGAAATGATGCAAACGAAGAAAATATTATGGTGCTTGCCACTGGAGGTTTATTATGA
- a CDS encoding ABC transporter permease subunit: protein MKNKNIIQYLQDYGSFIALIFLVIVIGAISPDFRTVNNFLSLLRQSAINGLIAFGMTCVILTGGIDLSVGSVLALTSIICAHTIKIGLPAPLSMLIALIFGIILGTISGLMVTKSRLQPFIATLITMTGYRGLTMILSGGKPISRLGNNLLLNQIGKGSFLGIPIPVWILIIFFAIFLFVLKKTVLGRQIYATGSNAKAAELAGININNIKLIVYAVSGFMASLSGLILVSRLGSAQPTLGSGYELDAIAAVALGGTSMKGGRGKITGTLIGILIIAVLNNGLNIIGVSSYYQDVVKALVIFLAVISDRNR, encoded by the coding sequence ATGAAAAATAAAAATATAATACAATACCTGCAGGATTACGGCTCTTTTATAGCTTTAATTTTTTTGGTTATAGTTATTGGCGCAATAAGTCCCGATTTTAGAACTGTTAATAATTTCTTATCTTTGCTTCGTCAATCCGCTATTAACGGTTTAATAGCTTTCGGTATGACTTGCGTAATTCTTACTGGCGGAATAGATTTATCGGTAGGTTCTGTTCTCGCATTAACTAGTATAATTTGCGCTCATACAATAAAAATTGGACTACCCGCTCCATTATCTATGTTAATAGCTTTAATATTTGGAATTATATTAGGAACTATAAGCGGATTAATGGTGACGAAATCAAGATTACAACCTTTTATAGCGACTCTTATCACTATGACGGGATACAGAGGATTGACAATGATTTTAAGCGGAGGTAAGCCTATTTCAAGATTGGGTAATAATTTACTTTTAAATCAAATAGGTAAAGGTTCTTTTTTAGGCATTCCTATTCCCGTATGGATATTAATTATATTTTTTGCCATATTTTTATTTGTATTAAAAAAGACAGTATTAGGCAGACAAATTTACGCTACAGGAAGCAATGCAAAAGCGGCGGAATTGGCTGGCATAAATATAAATAATATAAAATTAATAGTTTATGCCGTTTCTGGATTTATGGCTTCGTTGTCTGGTTTAATATTGGTTTCAAGGCTCGGTTCGGCTCAACCTACACTTGGCAGCGGTTATGAGCTTGACGCTATTGCAGCGGTTGCTTTAGGCGGAACAAGTATGAAGGGTGGAAGAGGAAAAATAACGGGAACTTTAATAGGAATACTTATTATAGCGGTATTAAATAACGGTTTAAATATTATAGGAGTATCTTCATACTATCAAGATGTAGTTAAAGCTTTAGTGATATTTTTAGCCGTAATTTCTGATAGAAATAGGTAG
- a CDS encoding D-ribose ABC transporter substrate-binding protein, whose protein sequence is MKKTLIITLLSILILSCKSGESQDNKITVGLSVSTLNNPFFVSLSDGAKQKAKELNINLSVVNASDDTAKQTSDIEDLISKNVQVIIVNPVDSDAVAPAVLDAINANIPVISVDRGVNGVEVTSSIASDNVAGARLAGEYLIELIGEKSKVAELIGIPGATATIDRGKGFHQAVDGKLNIVASQTANFNRAEGLTVMENILQANPDLKGVFAHNDEMALGALEAIQSLGKNIVIIGFDATDDAVYSVKMGTMKATVAQQPELMGAIAVETALKIINGETVEKTIPVDITLIKE, encoded by the coding sequence ATGAAGAAAACTCTAATTATTACATTATTATCGATTCTTATTTTATCTTGCAAATCTGGAGAAAGTCAAGATAATAAGATAACGGTTGGGTTATCCGTTTCAACTTTAAATAATCCATTTTTTGTAAGTCTTTCAGACGGAGCAAAACAAAAAGCGAAAGAACTTAATATTAATTTAAGCGTAGTTAATGCTTCCGATGATACGGCAAAACAAACTAGCGACATAGAGGATTTAATTTCTAAAAATGTTCAAGTCATAATAGTTAATCCTGTAGATTCTGACGCCGTAGCTCCAGCGGTTTTAGACGCTATTAACGCTAATATTCCCGTTATAAGCGTAGATAGAGGAGTAAACGGTGTGGAAGTTACAAGTTCGATAGCTTCGGATAATGTCGCAGGAGCTAGATTGGCGGGAGAATATTTAATTGAGCTGATAGGAGAAAAATCCAAAGTCGCCGAACTTATAGGAATTCCTGGCGCTACCGCTACTATTGATAGAGGGAAAGGTTTTCATCAAGCCGTAGACGGAAAATTAAATATAGTTGCAAGTCAAACCGCTAATTTCAATAGAGCCGAAGGTTTAACCGTAATGGAAAATATACTTCAAGCTAATCCTGACTTAAAAGGAGTATTTGCTCATAATGACGAAATGGCATTAGGCGCTTTAGAAGCTATTCAATCGTTAGGAAAAAATATAGTCATTATAGGATTTGACGCTACGGACGATGCAGTTTATTCCGTAAAAATGGGAACTATGAAAGCTACAGTCGCTCAACAACCTGAACTTATGGGAGCGATAGCAGTTGAAACCGCTTTAAAAATAATAAACGGAGAAACTGTCGAAAAAACTATACCCGTAGATATTACTTTGATAAAAGAATAA